ATCTCATAAAAACCATCATCCTCACCACATGCTTCTATGGCATCATGTAACTGGGTGGCATTATGAATTACTTGAGTAGTAAAATTTTTATACTTTATAGTAATTGAGTTTGTATAATCAAAATATACAATATCATTATCATTACTATACTCGTCCTTAATATCTTGAACCACTTGATAATCATCTGGAGTAGCTACTGAAACAGTGTTTCCATCAACAGTTACTGTAACTGGCAATTGAATACTTATTGCACTCGAATTATCTAAAACATTATCATCCTGCGTTGGATTTTGCGTTGTTCTAGAGATTAGTTTTGCTAAAGGAGAATTGACAACAATGTTATTTATACTCTGATTAGAAGTGTCCTTTTCATTTTGACACGATCCCAAAAGAATCAAAAGTAAAAACAACTGTATTAAGTATTTAATTTTCATATCAAATCTTTACGCTATACAAATTCAAACACCGTACTTCTAAATTACCCTACCAAGTTTAAATTATATTTTTGTAAATTTACATTATAATTTTATTTCTTATAATGGAGAACCCCAAAAATACTGGTTTATGCAAAGAAACTATTTTTTCTGATTTCTTTAAAAAACACGCTAAGCCATTACGAAACCATCTACTCTATAAGTTTGGCAATCAGGACCAAGCAGAAGATTTAACACAAGAAGCCTTTATTAAATTATGGCAAAATTGTTCTGAAGTCCCTATTGAAAAAGCTAAATCCTATATTTATACTATTGCAACCAATTCATCTTTAAATGTTATTGCTCATGAAAAAGTAAAGTTGAATTATAAAAATAACAATTCGCATTCAGACCGTTCAAATCAAAGTCCAGAATTCATTTTAGAAGAGCAACAATTTAAAGACAAACTATTAATAGCAATTGAGAAAATAAATGAAAATCAACGAGTTGCTTTCCTTATGCATCGCATAGACGGAAAAAAATATGCTGAGATTGCAGAAGAATTAAACATTAGTGTTAAAGCTGTTGAAAAGCGTATTCATTTGGCATTATTAGAGTTAAGAAAAGAGTTTGACTATTTTAAGTAGGGTTAAATTAATATAATTTGTTTTAATAACGAATACAGGAATCATGGAAGAAAATTACAAATTAGCAAAATGGCTTAATGATGAAATGACTGATAAGGAATTAATTGAATTCCAATCAGAATCAGATTATCATTTGTACCAAAAAATAAGACTCTATTCTTCAGAATTAGAGACTCCTGTTTTCGAGGAACAAAAATTATTCTCAAAAGTAATTTCGGCAAAAAAAGACAGCCCAAAAGTCATTTCAATGAAATCTAATTGGTTGCTACGTGTAGCTGCAGTTGTTGTTATTAGCTTTGGATTACTTTTTGCCTACACCTTCCTCTCTACTTCTTCTGAATTGGCAGAAAATGGTACAAAGACAACATTTTCACTACCTGATAACTCAGAAGTAGTTTTAAATTCTGGTTCAGAAATTGACTATAAAAAATGGAATTGGGATAATAATAGAAAACTAAACCTCTCTGGTGAAGCCTATTTCAGGGTTGCTAAAGGTAAAAAGTTTGAAGTTAACACTCCTTTAGGAAAAGTCACTGTTCTTGGAACTCAATTCAATGTAAAACAACGCGAAAATAGATTTGATGTTACTTGTTATGAAGGTAGAGTCAAAGTAAATTATAATGAAAAAGAAGTAATTATTACCAAAGGGATGCGGGTGTCATTTAAAGATGGAACATCAATACCCATTCCTGAAAACACAACTCAAAAACCTGAATGGCTAAATGATGAGTTAGTATTTTACAAAGAAGACTTAAAAGATATCGTTAAAGAACTTGAAAGACATTTTAATATTTCTTTACAATTAAAATGCAATACCAATTCACAATTGTTTACTGGGACCATTCCGGCTCAGAACATAGATTTATCGCTACAAGTTTTGTCTACGACCTACCATCTGCAACCTGTAAAAGTGAGTGAAAACAATATCATTTTAAAATCGGTTGATGCTCAAAAATAAGACCATTTATTTCCTCTTATTTTTTACCCTTTCTTTTTCATTTTGCATAGCTCAAAAAGAAGAGGGTGTGCTTCCATTAAAAAATATTTTGACTCAAATTAGCGAACAGCATAAAGTAAAATTTAGCTATTTAGAGGATGAAGTCGTAGTTTATGCTATTATTCCACCTGAAAAAAATTGGACATTACAAGAAAAAATAACAGATTTAAAAAAGAAGACAAACCTTCAATTCAAAGTAATCTCTGAAGGATATTATACTATTTATAATAACAAAAATCAAGACAAACCCCTTTGTGGTTACTTAATTGATAATGATACAGGATTCGGAATTGAAAATGCACTAGTATCTATTGAAAAAAGTAACGTTACAACCTTTACTAATGCTGATGGCTATTTCGAATTGCCCAAAGTATCTTCCAATAGAATTGTAATAAAGCACCAAAGTTACGAACCTAAGACTATCTATCCCGAAGAATTATATATTACAACTTGTCCTAAACTAAATTTAAAATCTGTAACTACTAATCTTACTGAAGTTGTAGCAAATCAATATTTATCATCAGGAATAAGCAAAGAAAATGATGGTACTATAACAATAAAACCCAAAAAATTTGGTTTATTACCCGGACTCACAGAGCCCGACGTTTTTGAAACATTAAAAGAAATTCCAGGTATTGTGAGTGTTAATGAAACCGTCTCCAACATCAATGTCAGGGGGGGACACATGATCAAAATTTATTTCTGTGGAATGGTATTCGTTTATTTCAAACGAGCCATTTTTTTGGTTTAATATCAGCTTTGAATCCCAATTTGCCTCAAACTATAAAAGTAACTAAAAACGGAAGCTCTCCTTTTTATGGAGAAAGTGTTTCTAGTGTGGTTGATATTTCAACTCATAGCGATAATGTGGAAGGAAACAAAGGATCTTTTGGTGTCAACATGATTAATGCTGATTTTTATGGCAAAATAAAAACAAGTGCTAAATCTAACATTGAATTCAGTGGAAGAAGATCTTATACTGATGTTTTTGAGACACCAACCTATAAAAGCTATTTTAATAGAATATTTCAAAACACTATAGTAACCGATTTAGCAAATAATCAAATTGTAAATTTTATCAATAATGAAAAATTTTACTTTTATGATTTCACATTACAATTTCATCAAAAAATCAATAAAAAAAGCGATTTGTTTATAGATGGAATTTCCATATCCAATCATTTTGATTTAACACAAAGTAAATTAGAAAACGGCACAACAGTAGACAGAAATAGTAATCTCGGCCAAAAAACCATGGGCGGAAGCATTTTATTTAAAACCCAATGGAATGAAAAAAACAGTACTGAATTAAGTACTTATACTTCTTATTATTCCATAGTTTCCGAATACGAATCAATACAAAACAGCCAAATATTTAATCAAGAAAATTCAATATTAGATTTAGGATTTCGATTAAAAAACAGTCATCAATTGACAAAAAAACTGGTTTTGAATAATGGTTATCAATTTAATGAAATTGGCATTACCAATTTTGACCAAATCAATAGTCCCTTTTTTTCAAGAGAAATTAAAGATGTTTTAAGAACCCATGTACTAATTGCTGAATTACAATACCAATCCGAAAACACAAAACTAATAACCAATTTGGGAGCAAGAGGGAGTTATGTGGAAGAATTTAAAAAAATTATTTTTGAACCACGACTGCAAAGCAATTATGCTATAAATTCCTTTTTAAACATTGAATTATTAGCAGAAATGAAAAGTCAAACTTCAGCTCAAGTTATAGATTTACAACAAGACTTTTTAGGTGTTGAAAAAAGAAGATGGATACTTTCAAATAATGAAGATGTACCAATAATAAGGAGTAATCAAGTATCTCTTGGGTTAAATTATAAAAAAAACAATTGGCTTATTACTTTGGAAAGTTTTTACAAAAAAGTAAACGGAATTTCAACTAGAAGTCAAGGGTTTCAAAATCAATTAGAATTTTTAAAACTAAATGGTGATTATTCAATTCTGGGCAATGAGTTTTTAATCCAAAAACAATTCAATAAAATTACCGCTTGGCTGAGTTATACCAATTCCAAAAGCAATTATACTTTTAATGATTTTTCAACGACTTCTTTTCCTAATAATTTTGAGATAAATCATAATATTGGTATGGCACTAATTTATGATTATAAAAAACTAAAAATGGCATTAGGCTCTCATTGGTTTACCGGAAAACCAAATACGGAACCAATGAGTAATGTTCCTGTAACTAATAATCAGGGGATTCCTGAAGTCTCTTATAATTTACCCAATTCATCCAATTTAGATAATTATTTTCAGATGAATTTTTCAAGCAGTTACTCATTTTCGTTCCTTAAAAACACTAAGATTCTTTTTGGCGTCTCTATTCAAAATTTATTAGATACTAAAAACAACATCAATCAATACTATCGTGTAAATCAGAATGCTGTAACTATTGAACAAGTTAACATCTTTTCATTACAACGAAGTTTAAATGCTTTCGCGAGGATAAACTTTTAAATTGTCATTCTCAGTAGGGTAATTTATTTTTGAGATGTTAATATTATCGACTGTTTCAGTAGTAGCATAATAGTAATTATAGCCTCAGACTGAGATAATTTTTTAGTTTTTGAGTTTGTTTTGAGTTTAAAATCCTGATAACTTTTGTATCAGGATTTTTTATTTAAAATTTACATTCTATCTGGCACTTGAATACCTAATAATTTAAATGCCGATTTTATTATTTCGCTTAGTTTTTTTGAAAGTTGCACTCTAAAGGTTTTCTTATCCGAATCTTCTTCTCCTAAAATAGAAACTGATTGATAAAAGGAATTATACTCTTTTACCAACTCATAAGTATAATTAGCAACCAAGGCAGGAGAATGATTATGAGCTGCATTCTGAATAACTTCGGGAAAAAGCTCAATTTGCTTTATTAACTCTTTTTCCTTTGGATGTATAGTAATGATGTTCGAAGCAACATTCAAATCAAAATTAGCTTTTCGCAATATAGACTGAATTCGTGCATAAGTATATTGAATGAACGGTCCCGTATTTCCAGCAAAATCAACAGATTCCTCTGGATTAAAAAGAATTTGTTTTTTGGGATCTACTTTTAAGATATAATATTTTAGTGCTCCAAGACCAATAGTTTTAAACAACTTTTCTTTTTCATCAGTTGAATAGCCCTCTAATTTTCCTAATTCAGTTGCAATTTTACCAGCTGTTGCTGTCATTTCTTCCATCAAATCATCAGCATCAACAACAGTTCCTTCACGAGATTTCATTTTCCCAGATGGCAATTCGACCATACCATAGGACAAGTGATATAAGCTTTCAGCCCAATCAAATCCAAGTTTTTTCAGAATTAAAAACAATACTTTAAAGTGATAATCTTGTTCGTTTCCTACCGTATATACCATTCCTCCAACATCTGGAAAATCTTTTACACGTTGTATGGCTGTTCCAATATCTTGTGTCATATAAACCGCAGTTCCATCAGAACGGAGTACAATTTTTCTATCTAAACCATCTTCTGTTAAATCAATCCAAACGGAACCATCAGGATCTTTTTCGAAAATGCCTTTTTCTAATCCCAATTGAACTACTTCTTTTCCTAACAAATACGTATTACTTTCATAATAATAGCTATCAAAATCAACTCCAAGATTTTTATAGGTTTGAGCAAAACCATCATAAACCCATTGGTTCATAGTTTTCCAAAGAGCTATTACTTCAGGTTTACCTGCCTCCCAATCTAAAAGCATTTGTTGTGCCTCTAAGATAATTGGGGCTTGTTTTTTAGCTTCTTCCTCTGTTTTACCTTGAGCAATTAATTCCGCTATTTGAGTTTTATATTCCTGATCAAACTTCACATAGAAATTCCCAACCAATTTATCCCCTTTTAAGCCAGTACTTTCGGGTGTTTGGTCTTTGCCAAATTTTTGCCAAGCCAACATCGATTTGCATATATGAATTCCTCGGTCATTGATGATTTGAGTTTTGTATACTTTTTTCCCCGAAGCTTTAATAATTTCAGCAACAGAGTATCCTAACAAATTATTTCTAACATGACCCAGATGCAAAGGTTTATTGGTATTTGGTGAAGAATATTCAACCATAATTGCTTTATCATTTGGCGAAGCTGAAACAAATCCAAAATTCTCATTAGGCTTAATTTCATTGAAGAATTTAATATAATAGGAGTCTGAAATAACAATATTTAAAAACCCAGACACAACATTAAAACGTACAACTTCATCTAAGTTTTCAACTAAATAGTTTCCAATTTTAGTGCCAATTTCTATTGGATTTCCTTTAATAACCTTCAATAAAGGAAAAATTACCATTGTGATATCACCTTCAAATTCTTTACGAGTAATTTGAAATTCAATTTTTTCAATTGAAATATCAAATAATTGTTTGACTGCATTTTGAATTGGAGTTTTGAGAATTTGAGAAAGCATGATGTATAAAGTTTGAGTTGGCAAAGATAAACATTACAGCACAATATTAATAATTAGGCGGATTTATAAAAAAATTGAGGTCATTCATCTTATAAAAATATGTTTTTGTAAGTTTTTATACTTTAAAATAATAAATATAATGCATTTCGTCGATTTTATTTGCGTTTAAACGTCATTTGTTTCAATATTTGTTTTGTCAAAATCCCCAAATTATGAAAAAATTACTACTATTAATCTTCATTACACTTACCACTGCTGGTTTCTCACAACCACTATCTGTAAGTTCTACTAGTTACACTGTACCACAATTGGTAAATAATGTGTTAATTAATTCACCTTGTGTTTCTGCAACCAATATTACTTGGAGTACAGGAACCAATTTTGGTTCTACCAATGGTCTTGGATTTTTCCAAAACACTAATCCAAACTTTCCAATGCAAAGCGGTGTTGTGTTAAGTACAGGTAACATATTAAATATTCCAGGACCTAATACCTCTTTATTAAATGATGGTTCAACCAGTTGGCCTGGTGATAGTAGTTTAGAAACAACATTGGCAGCAGCTGGTATAAACATGGTCTCTAAGAACGCTTCCGTTTTGGAATTTGATTTTACTCCTATTTCACCAAACTTTAGTTTTGATTTCATTTTTGCCTCTGAAGAATATGGAAATTTTCAATGTTTATATTCTGATGCTTTCGCATTTTTATTAACTAACATGAGTACGGGGGTAACTACAAATTTAGCCGTAGTTCCTAATACCAATTTGCCCATTTCTGTTGTAACCATTAGAGATTTTCAATATAACTCATCATGTCCTTCTGCAAACCCACAATATTTTGGAAGTTTTAATGGAGGTTCAGGAATGGCAAACTCAGCAACAAATTTTAATGGTCAAACAAAAGTTCTAACCGCTGCTTCCGTTTTAACTGCTGGTGTTCCTTATCATATAAAATTAGTAATTGCAGACAGGGCAGACCCACAATCCGATTCAGCTATATTCTTATCTTCTGACAGCTTTAATATTGGTCAAGATGTATTAGGTCAAGACTTAACTATTGCGAATAATGCTGCAGTATGTTATGGCGCAAGTCAGCAAATTTCAACTGGCTTGAGTGCAACTAATTATTCTTTTGTTTGGAAAAAAGACGGCGTTGTGCTTCCCTCAGAAACTGGGCCAAGTTTGACTGTTACACAACCTGGAACTTATGCCGTTACTTACACAAATTTATTTAGCACTTGTTCTCCAATTACCGACTCTATAGTTGTTGAATACAGTCCTCAAATAATTACTCCAAATCCTAAAACAATTTACAAATGTGATATGGGTTTAGCATCTTATACTTATAATTTAGATCTAAATACTCCTGTAGTTAAACAAGGCTTATCGCCACAAACTGTTGTTTCTTATTTTTTAACTCAAAATGATGCTGATAACAATATCAATCAACTTCCATTGTTGTATAATAGCCCAAGTGGACAAACCATATACGTTAGAATTCAGCTACCAAACAGCCAATGCTATACAGTAAAATCATTTCAGTTGCAAGTTTCTCCTCCGCCTGTGGCGTATCAAGCACCAAATTTGTTAAGATGTACTCTTACCAACACAGAAACCACAGCTTATTTTAATTTTACTTCTCAAACTGCAATTGTTTTAGGAACACAATCTCCAAGTATATATAGCGTTAGTTATTATACTTCTTCAAATAATGCTACTAATGGAATAAATGCCATTGCAGATCCTTCTTATGGAGTATATGGTAACACCACTATTTATGTTAGAGTTCAAAATAGTAGTGACCCAGGATGTTTTAGTATATCTAGTTTTAATTTAATCGTAAATCAAACGCCTTTAGTTGAT
The window above is part of the Flavobacterium sp. N1994 genome. Proteins encoded here:
- a CDS encoding RNA polymerase sigma factor, with amino-acid sequence MENPKNTGLCKETIFSDFFKKHAKPLRNHLLYKFGNQDQAEDLTQEAFIKLWQNCSEVPIEKAKSYIYTIATNSSLNVIAHEKVKLNYKNNNSHSDRSNQSPEFILEEQQFKDKLLIAIEKINENQRVAFLMHRIDGKKYAEIAEELNISVKAVEKRIHLALLELRKEFDYFK
- a CDS encoding FecR family protein produces the protein MEENYKLAKWLNDEMTDKELIEFQSESDYHLYQKIRLYSSELETPVFEEQKLFSKVISAKKDSPKVISMKSNWLLRVAAVVVISFGLLFAYTFLSTSSELAENGTKTTFSLPDNSEVVLNSGSEIDYKKWNWDNNRKLNLSGEAYFRVAKGKKFEVNTPLGKVTVLGTQFNVKQRENRFDVTCYEGRVKVNYNEKEVIITKGMRVSFKDGTSIPIPENTTQKPEWLNDELVFYKEDLKDIVKELERHFNISLQLKCNTNSQLFTGTIPAQNIDLSLQVLSTTYHLQPVKVSENNIILKSVDAQK
- a CDS encoding carboxypeptidase-like regulatory domain-containing protein; amino-acid sequence: MLKNKTIYFLLFFTLSFSFCIAQKEEGVLPLKNILTQISEQHKVKFSYLEDEVVVYAIIPPEKNWTLQEKITDLKKKTNLQFKVISEGYYTIYNNKNQDKPLCGYLIDNDTGFGIENALVSIEKSNVTTFTNADGYFELPKVSSNRIVIKHQSYEPKTIYPEELYITTCPKLNLKSVTTNLTEVVANQYLSSGISKENDGTITIKPKKFGLLPGLTEPDVFETLKEIPGIVSVNETVSNINVRGGHMIKIYFCGMVFVYFKRAIFLV
- the argS gene encoding arginine--tRNA ligase → MMLSQILKTPIQNAVKQLFDISIEKIEFQITRKEFEGDITMVIFPLLKVIKGNPIEIGTKIGNYLVENLDEVVRFNVVSGFLNIVISDSYYIKFFNEIKPNENFGFVSASPNDKAIMVEYSSPNTNKPLHLGHVRNNLLGYSVAEIIKASGKKVYKTQIINDRGIHICKSMLAWQKFGKDQTPESTGLKGDKLVGNFYVKFDQEYKTQIAELIAQGKTEEEAKKQAPIILEAQQMLLDWEAGKPEVIALWKTMNQWVYDGFAQTYKNLGVDFDSYYYESNTYLLGKEVVQLGLEKGIFEKDPDGSVWIDLTEDGLDRKIVLRSDGTAVYMTQDIGTAIQRVKDFPDVGGMVYTVGNEQDYHFKVLFLILKKLGFDWAESLYHLSYGMVELPSGKMKSREGTVVDADDLMEEMTATAGKIATELGKLEGYSTDEKEKLFKTIGLGALKYYILKVDPKKQILFNPEESVDFAGNTGPFIQYTYARIQSILRKANFDLNVASNIITIHPKEKELIKQIELFPEVIQNAAHNHSPALVANYTYELVKEYNSFYQSVSILGEEDSDKKTFRVQLSKKLSEIIKSAFKLLGIQVPDRM